The genomic region CATCCTGCTCGCGGAGATCTGACGCGACGCTTTCGACGCAAGCTTACGCGCCGCGCAGCTTGCTCGGACGTTTGAGGTATTCGGCGAGTTGATCGGGGCTGAAATAGGCCGCTTGGCTGCGCAGCGGACTGTCCTTGCGGATGAAGGCGAGATCGATCTGGGCAAGCGCGCCGTCGAGCGAGCGCATGTGCCCCTCCAGCACGTCATAGACCGCAAAACCGGCCTCGTCGCAAAAGCGCACGATGTCGGCGAACTGCGGGATGCCGTGCCTCATCGGCATCATCGTGGTCTCGAGGATCATGAGATCGATTTCGCCGATTCGCGCGCCGAGCCCCTTGAGCACCTCGATCTCGGCACCCTGCGTATCGACCTTCAGGAACACCGGATGCTCCAGCGTCTCCGGCAACAGCGAGTCGAGCCGCCGCATCGGCGTCTTGCGCGCCTCGCCGTCGAGCGCCTTGCCCTCGACCTGCGCAAAAATGCTGGAGCCCGAGATGTCGTCGTGGACGTTGAACGTGATCTCGCCATTCTCGGCGCCGGCCGCGACCAGGAAATACTCGGCGTCGAGCCGCTGCTTGAGCTGCTCCAGGATCGGACGGCATTCCGCCACCGGCTCGATCAGGAAATATTTGGCACGAGGAAACGCGTCGTAGATCGGCGACGTGCCGAAGGCGATGCCGACGTCGACCACCGTCTTCACATCGAAGCCGAGCGACTTCAGATGCTTGAAGAACAGGCCGAAATTCCTGACCGGCGCGTTGGCGCGCATCAGGCGCAAACCGATCGGTTCCAGAATGTTGTTGATGGCCTGAAACGCGGCAGAGACGAATGCCTTCATGAAGCGAACGCCGGTTGGGCTAGAGCCGAGGTGAAGGATCGCGACCGCAAAATGCCTCTACACACGATGGATTTGTCAGAGTTTGCAATCGACTGGTCGGTTTGGTAGATCAGCCCGGCAAGCCGGTCAAGCGGCCATCCCGTCGGCAAAGACAGCGACATCAGCATGAAAGTTCTCGTGACCGGAAGCTCCGGCTTCATCGGCCAGGCACTGGTGCGGCGGTTGCGCGCCGAACATTGCGACGTCGTGGGGCTCGACAAGGTTCCGGCCGAGACGACCGACATCGTGTGCGACATTCTCGATGCCAACGGCCTGACGAAGGCCGTGGCCGGCACCGCGCCGGACGCGGTGGTTCATCTCGCCGCACGCATCGATCTCGACGAAAAGACCGACCTTTCCGGTTACACCGCCAATATCGAGGGCGTCGCAAATCTGGTCGAGGCCGTGCGGCGCACGCCGTCCGTGCGGCGAGCGATCTGGACCTCGTCGCAGCTCGTCTGCCGCATCGGCTATGTGCCGGCGAACGACACCGACTATAAGGCCGACACGTTGTACGGACAGAGCAAGGTGCGCACCGAGGAGATCGTCCGCAGCGCCGATGGCGCCGGGCGCGAATGGTGCCTGGCGCGCCCCACGACCGTCTGGGGCCCCGGCATGAGCGCGCATTACCAGCGCTTCCTGCACATGATAGAGCGCGGCCATTACTTCCACGTCGGGCACGGCCCGCTCTGGAAGTCCTACAGCTACATCGAGAACATCGCCTTCCAGTATTGGCGTCTCCTGAGCGTCCCGACGGACCAGATCCATCGCCGGACGTTCTATCTCGCCGACTACACGCCGATCGATCTCATCGCGTGGTGCGACGCGTTTCAGAGCTACTTCGGTTCGCGCCCGATCCCGCATCTGCCGGCCGGCGTCGCCCGCACGCTGGCGCTCTGCGGCGACGCGGTGAACGCGATCGGCTTGAAACGATTTCCCTTCAATTCGTTCCGCCTCAACAACGTGCTTACGCAGTATCAATTCGATCTCGCGCCGACCGCGGCGGTCTGCGGCCCGCTCCCCTGCGATATGCAGCAAGGTGTCGCGGCGACAGTCGCGTGGCTGCGAAACCTCTCGGCGCGCTGAATTAGGTCGCGAGGGTGTTGACCCCGAGCTTGCCGGCGTCCTGCGGCGCCCGCGCGCGCAGATTGGCCAAATCAAGCACCAGCCCGGTCGCCAGCATCGACGCCAACACCAGCGCCGAATTTGCCATGCCGAGAGGTCCCTGAACCGGGCTGAGAAGGACGCTGGCGAGCACGAACACGAGCAGCAGCAGCGGCGTCATCAGGCCGGAATGCCGGCTTCCGGCCGCGCTCCAGCCGGCCAGGCCGCCCCAGATCGCGACGTAGACGATGGCGCCGACGAGGCCGAAATCGATGAAGGCCGCGGCCCAGGCGCTCGGGAAGAAGCCATAGATCAGCGCCTCCCGCTGCTCCGCCTCCATGACCGCCACTTGATCGCTAGCCGGGAAAAATATCCGCAACAACGGCGATAGCACACCGACCTCGTACACGCCCCATTGCGGCGTGAACTTGTCGCGGGCGTTCCAGACGTGATCAACCGTCCGCACACCATGGGTCAGATAGAAATAGGTGCTGAGGCCGATCATCGCGCTGCGCGACGAAAGGTAGCCGGAGTCGATCGCCGAGATGACATAGCCACGGGGTTGGACGTTCCAGGCCTCCAGCACCGCATCAAGAGCGGTGGCTATCGAATTCGACTTCTGGGGCAGCCGCGGCGCGGCCTGTGCTTCGGCGAGCCGTTTGTCAAGCTCGGCCGGAGTGATCATCTCGGTCGCCTTTGGCCGGCGGGTTTGATTCGCTCGGGCTCGGTTCTCGGCCCGAGACGTCAGACGTTCGTTCTTCCCCTCCTGCAATTCGGCGATCAGAGGCGACATTTGGATGCAGAAATTCTGTCTGCTGGTCCAGATCGCGCTGGAATAGACCGCAAACAGGCCCACCGCGATGGCGGTCTTGAGCACGAGATAATGGCCACGCGGCACGAGGGTTCGCCCCTGCGTGACGCGCACCAGCATCGCCATCGCAACCAGGACGAGAACGAACAGGATCGGCATCCGCCCCGAATAGAGCAGCGCATAGCCGACCGGCGAGACGATGGACAGTTGTGCCAGCGCAGCCGCCCATCCCCTGATTTCTTCGCCTTTCAGCAGAAACAGCACGATGGAGACGAATCCGAAGGAGAACATCGCGTAGCCGCCATAGAGCAGCGGCGTTCGCCGTATCATCACAGAATCAACCAACTGAGGCGCGCAACGCAGCAACTCGGAATAGGCACTATTGTTCACCCCACTCAGCACCGTACGATCGAAGGCCACCAGCGCGATTCCGGCGATCCCGAGCAACGACGCGGCCATGACCACCCTATCCAGCACCCGTGCGGAAAAGTGTGACGATTTTGCCCATTGCTCGGACCAGCGATCAAAGGACAGCTTACCTACGTGATAAGAGAGCAGAAAGATTGCGAGCGCGATCACAACCACCGAGAGCACAACGGCAGACGGTTGCCCTGGATAAATGATTGGCCCGCCGGCAACCAAGAGAAGAGTAGTGGCCCAGATCACAACCATGAGAATCGCGGGGGACGCGAGGCCGCTGAGCAACGGATTGAGCCGCTGTTGCGTGTTGCCGTTCAAGGAATGCCCTCGGATTACAATTCAGAATTGCTCTGACGTTGAGATACCGACTTAGCCTTCACGGGTAGAGCATATCCGGGTCGCTGGGAAGGCCGACAGGCTGAGTTCCGCCAGGTTCCCTAAGGCTTTCCCGCATCCTGTGGCTCGCGAAGCCCACCAGGGACAGGAAAAGCGCGGCGCTGGCAATCCCGCCGGCGAGGGCCGCCCCGTAGATGCCGAACCCAGGGACCAGCGCCACGTTCAATACCGTCGCCACCGTGGCCGAACCGAGATTGCAGATCAGGAGATATTTGTCCGACCGGGCCGCGTAGAGCGCGTAGGACGGCACATCCGCCAGCATGCGCAGGAACACGCCCGGCAGCATGGCATAGAACACGCCGATGCTCGCCGCATAGGTGGACAGCCCGAGCAACGCCAGCATGGGCGCCATGGCAAAGGCGGACAGGATCATCGTCGCGCAGACCAGCGCCAGCATCGACCAGAAGAAGGAGCGCAGCGCCGTGCGATAGGCATCCAGACCCGCGCCATAGCCCGCGATGACTTTTGGCAGGAACTGATGCGATACCGAGCTGCCCAGCGACAACAGACCGATCAGGATCGTCGAATAGAACGTATAGATGCCGAGCGCGTCACGCCCGACGAACGCGTCGATGACGAAGCGGTCAACATAGGAAATCACCAATGCTCCCGCCGCCGTCAGCATGAACGGACGCGCGGTCCAAAGTCCCTCGCGGATGTTCTTGAGATCCGGCCGGTATCCCCTGAGTTCGCGCCAGGGCAGCTCGGAGAGCGAGAACGCGGAAAAGACGATCGATGCCACGCCGCCGAGCGCCCACCAGACCAGCACGGTCTCCAGCGTCCGCGTCGACGGCGCCGCGAACATCAGCAGCGCGATCGCGTACACCCAGATTCCGCCGCGCAGGAACACGCCGATGTAGGCGCGCACTGGCCGCCAGGTGATGATCAGGATCCGCGTCGCTTCCAACGAGACATGCTCGGTGACGAGGATCAGGATAAACCACGGTGCAAGACGCGCCGGAAAGGAACCGGCGGCGATCGCACCGGCCACGATGATGCCGACAGCCACCAGCGCCGCCACGCCAAGCACCATCTGGTCCGCAATGATGCGCGCGCGCCGCTCGGGCGTCGCCGGCACCAATTCGCGCAAGGTATAGGAATAGAACTCCAGACCGACCGCGAGCAGCGCGAAAGCCAGCGCCGCGGTCAACAGGCCGTATTGTCCCATCTCGGCCGGTGATAGCATGCGCGCCAGAAGGAGCGACAGCAGGAAGCGGCTCGCAAGCGTCAGCGCACGCAGCACCAGCGCCGCGACCGTACCGGCGACCGCCGGGCGCGTCACGAGGTCAAGCAGACGCATCGCGCTCTTCCATCTCCGCCGGCCGTCGACATCGGTTGCAGGCGCGCTCTCCACTGTAACGTCAGGCCGCGGTTCTGCAGGACTTCAGGAATTTCGGCAGGTGCGCGTTCAGCGAACGCACCAGCGGCTCGACCGCGGCGCGCACGGCCTCGTTCTCGGGATCGAACTTGCGCCAGCCGAAATAGTCGCCCTCGACGCTGATCGACGCCAGGTGCCGCATGATTGCGCGGCGGGTCGTATCGAGACTATCGGGGGATTGCCAACGCGCCAGCCGCTCGGCGAGGCCGTCGAGCTCATCGGTGTCGCGAACGTGCAGGAAGTGCTGCTGGGTCGCGTAGTACGGCTCGGTCGCGACCGAGCACAGCCCGGCCAGCGCGGCCTGGAAACCGATGGTGCCCGTGAACGTCACCGACACCGCGCACTTCCCGATCAGCAGATTCGCCGGCACGTCATAGGGCACCAGCACCACGGACGGCAGCTTCGCCAGACGTTCGAACAGCTCGCGCTGGCGAAAACCGAACTGCAGCGGATGATCCTTGACGAAGATGCGGTAGCCGGCGCGGCCGAGCACCTCGCAATAGCGCACCACCACGTCGTCATGCG from Bradyrhizobium sp. CB1015 harbors:
- a CDS encoding FkbM family methyltransferase, with translation MKAFVSAAFQAINNILEPIGLRLMRANAPVRNFGLFFKHLKSLGFDVKTVVDVGIAFGTSPIYDAFPRAKYFLIEPVAECRPILEQLKQRLDAEYFLVAAGAENGEITFNVHDDISGSSIFAQVEGKALDGEARKTPMRRLDSLLPETLEHPVFLKVDTQGAEIEVLKGLGARIGEIDLMILETTMMPMRHGIPQFADIVRFCDEAGFAVYDVLEGHMRSLDGALAQIDLAFIRKDSPLRSQAAYFSPDQLAEYLKRPSKLRGA
- a CDS encoding NAD(P)-dependent oxidoreductase — translated: MKVLVTGSSGFIGQALVRRLRAEHCDVVGLDKVPAETTDIVCDILDANGLTKAVAGTAPDAVVHLAARIDLDEKTDLSGYTANIEGVANLVEAVRRTPSVRRAIWTSSQLVCRIGYVPANDTDYKADTLYGQSKVRTEEIVRSADGAGREWCLARPTTVWGPGMSAHYQRFLHMIERGHYFHVGHGPLWKSYSYIENIAFQYWRLLSVPTDQIHRRTFYLADYTPIDLIAWCDAFQSYFGSRPIPHLPAGVARTLALCGDAVNAIGLKRFPFNSFRLNNVLTQYQFDLAPTAAVCGPLPCDMQQGVAATVAWLRNLSAR
- a CDS encoding polysaccharide biosynthesis C-terminal domain-containing protein yields the protein MRLLDLVTRPAVAGTVAALVLRALTLASRFLLSLLLARMLSPAEMGQYGLLTAALAFALLAVGLEFYSYTLRELVPATPERRARIIADQMVLGVAALVAVGIIVAGAIAAGSFPARLAPWFILILVTEHVSLEATRILIITWRPVRAYIGVFLRGGIWVYAIALLMFAAPSTRTLETVLVWWALGGVASIVFSAFSLSELPWRELRGYRPDLKNIREGLWTARPFMLTAAGALVISYVDRFVIDAFVGRDALGIYTFYSTILIGLLSLGSSVSHQFLPKVIAGYGAGLDAYRTALRSFFWSMLALVCATMILSAFAMAPMLALLGLSTYAASIGVFYAMLPGVFLRMLADVPSYALYAARSDKYLLICNLGSATVATVLNVALVPGFGIYGAALAGGIASAALFLSLVGFASHRMRESLREPGGTQPVGLPSDPDMLYP